The following coding sequences are from one Pusillimonas sp. DMV24BSW_D window:
- the xerD gene encoding site-specific tyrosine recombinase XerD, translated as MVVSKKTAHPNPLSNPAIHAFLDAVWLEDGLADNTLSAYRRDITAFAHWLEETRKYDIDHAQTADIQAWFAHLHPNSRATTANRRLAALKKYYLWARRQQRISVDPCLNLKSAKQPSRFPKTLTMEQVEALLEAPNTQSDLGLRDRAMLETLYATGLRVSELVSLKLLEIDLNAGVVRVVMGKGGKDRLVPLGAEAQHWLNDYCTQSRPALLGVRRSDALFVTQRGGAMTRQAFWLIIKKYATLAAIHTPLSPHVLRHAFATHLLNHGADLRVVQMLLGHADISTTQIYTHVARERLKSLHAQHHPRA; from the coding sequence ATGGTCGTATCGAAAAAAACAGCCCACCCGAACCCGCTCTCGAACCCTGCCATTCATGCATTTCTTGATGCGGTATGGCTTGAGGACGGCTTGGCCGACAACACGTTGTCGGCTTATCGCCGCGATATTACCGCCTTTGCGCACTGGTTGGAAGAAACCCGCAAGTACGACATTGACCATGCCCAAACGGCAGATATTCAAGCCTGGTTTGCCCATCTTCACCCCAACTCGCGTGCAACAACCGCAAACCGACGCCTTGCCGCGTTAAAAAAATATTATCTTTGGGCCCGGCGCCAACAACGGATTAGCGTTGATCCTTGCCTGAACCTAAAGTCTGCAAAGCAGCCGTCGCGCTTCCCAAAAACGCTTACGATGGAACAGGTGGAGGCGCTGCTGGAGGCGCCAAACACGCAAAGCGATCTGGGCTTACGTGATCGCGCTATGCTGGAAACACTTTATGCAACAGGACTGCGAGTGAGCGAACTGGTTAGTTTAAAACTACTTGAAATCGATCTGAACGCAGGGGTTGTAAGAGTTGTCATGGGCAAAGGCGGAAAAGACCGGCTGGTTCCCCTGGGAGCAGAAGCGCAACACTGGCTCAACGATTACTGCACACAGTCAAGGCCTGCCTTGCTTGGAGTAAGAAGAAGCGACGCCTTATTCGTCACCCAACGTGGCGGGGCCATGACACGCCAGGCTTTCTGGCTCATTATAAAAAAATATGCCACGCTGGCGGCTATTCACACCCCGCTGTCGCCCCACGTTTTACGGCATGCTTTTGCAACTCACTTATTGAACCATGGTGCCGATCTGCGCGTCGTTCAAATGTTGCTTGGGCATGCCGACATTTCAACAACGCAAATCTATACGCATGTAGCCAGAGAAAGATTGAAATCGCTCCACGCCCAACATCACCCAAGGGCGTAA
- a CDS encoding sensor domain-containing diguanylate cyclase yields the protein MKKNPFKIKLPILNLGRLIVFLTIVTGLVMMINTFIASYQRQQIILLESRLELNHAYATKIAQSTDRFLANALQQLNVSAKRLGQQFNRQTQTEEVERLYRQTNDFSATGVIDNTGNLKAGYTGRSGITGIPLNSAGVKLALNRKAPTISPPYHNRNGQLTIAVSQPIFDPQGNYLGFVSGAIYLGQANSLDGILGHHYYSDTSYVYAVDEQRRLLYHPARERVGSIVGENKVIDLVLHGLTGSQRVINSQGRDMLAGYAPVAATGWGVVAQSPTEHLTEPLTSNMLDLILDTSFPALAILILAWWVSRLIAKPLTELAIRARELHTTNQNHSLHSIRSWYFEARQLKRALMQSQASFHHQIDKLNETAQTDPLTGLLNRRGLADAVNILAQNEHAFGLIAIDIDHFKQVNDTYGHNAGDQVLKYLADVMKKHSRQEDILCRNGGEEFLMLLPDVTLDQTIQAAERLRAFVASQDNIPGCLRLTLSLGVTRWSPDSHESIDNALKQADKALYKAKEAGRNRVNADYSS from the coding sequence ATGAAGAAAAACCCATTCAAGATCAAACTGCCCATCCTCAACCTCGGTCGACTTATTGTTTTCCTGACGATCGTTACAGGCTTGGTCATGATGATTAACACCTTCATTGCCAGCTATCAACGCCAGCAGATAATTCTGCTGGAGAGCCGGCTTGAGCTCAATCATGCTTATGCCACCAAAATCGCGCAGAGTACGGACCGCTTCCTGGCAAATGCATTACAACAGTTGAATGTCAGTGCCAAGAGACTCGGACAACAATTTAATCGCCAAACACAAACCGAAGAGGTTGAGCGACTCTATCGCCAAACCAACGATTTCAGTGCAACAGGCGTCATCGACAACACAGGCAATCTTAAAGCCGGCTATACCGGCCGTTCGGGCATAACCGGCATCCCTTTGAATAGCGCGGGCGTAAAACTTGCCTTAAACCGTAAGGCGCCCACCATTAGTCCGCCTTACCATAACCGCAACGGCCAACTCACCATCGCGGTATCGCAACCCATTTTCGACCCCCAAGGCAACTATCTCGGCTTTGTGAGTGGCGCCATTTATCTGGGGCAAGCGAATAGTTTGGATGGCATTTTGGGGCACCACTATTACAGCGACACCTCTTACGTATACGCTGTTGATGAACAGCGACGTTTGCTCTATCATCCGGCGCGCGAACGTGTGGGAAGTATTGTGGGTGAGAACAAAGTGATCGACCTGGTATTACACGGGCTTACAGGCTCTCAGCGCGTTATCAACAGTCAAGGTCGAGACATGCTTGCCGGGTATGCTCCCGTTGCGGCCACAGGCTGGGGGGTCGTTGCACAAAGTCCCACAGAGCACCTCACGGAACCCTTGACTTCAAACATGCTCGACTTAATTCTTGATACGAGTTTTCCCGCATTAGCAATCCTGATTCTCGCCTGGTGGGTGTCAAGGCTGATCGCCAAACCCTTAACAGAACTGGCGATTCGTGCACGTGAGCTGCACACCACCAACCAAAACCACTCGTTGCACTCAATCAGGTCATGGTATTTCGAAGCGCGCCAGCTAAAGCGCGCCTTAATGCAAAGTCAGGCCTCGTTCCACCACCAAATTGACAAGCTCAACGAAACGGCACAAACAGATCCTCTAACTGGCCTGCTAAACAGGCGAGGCTTGGCAGATGCCGTTAATATACTGGCGCAAAACGAACATGCCTTTGGCCTGATCGCAATTGATATCGACCATTTCAAACAAGTAAACGACACGTACGGCCATAACGCGGGCGATCAAGTGCTTAAGTATCTCGCCGATGTTATGAAAAAACACTCTAGGCAAGAGGACATCCTATGTCGTAACGGCGGCGAAGAGTTCTTGATGCTTTTACCCGACGTCACCCTTGACCAAACAATACAGGCCGCCGAAAGGTTAAGAGCATTCGTCGCAAGTCAGGACAACATTCCCGGATGCCTTCGTTTAACGCTTTCTTTAGGTGTTACACGCTGGTCCCCCGACTCACACGAATCCATCGACAACGCACTTAAACAAGCAGACAAAGCATTGTATAAAGCAAAAGAAGCTGGGCGCAATCGCGTCAACGCCGATTATTCCTCATAG
- a CDS encoding cation diffusion facilitator family transporter — MHGHHHHHHHAPEQSSEKRIALAFFLNLLFSIIEFIGGMLTQSTAIMADAVHDLGDSLSIGTAWVLQRLGRRSANYTFTYGYRRLSLFGAALNGLILLAGSAWVLSEAFNRLNNPIMPVTEGMFLLAILGVCVNGYAAYRLSKGNTLNERVLNWHLIEDVLGWCAVLILSIVLHFFHWPILDPLLSIAFTLFILVNVARMLWSTAKLFFQAVPDTQLLHDVRQTLLSLPGTQAVHHLHLWSLDGEKHVLTAHVVVHADTSISDYQNIKADLKIALAQFSLSHTTIEIELSQEDCRDTGL, encoded by the coding sequence ATGCACGGCCATCACCACCACCATCATCACGCGCCCGAGCAGTCGTCAGAAAAACGTATCGCGCTCGCTTTTTTTCTGAATTTGCTCTTTTCTATTATTGAGTTCATTGGCGGCATGCTCACCCAAAGCACTGCAATTATGGCGGATGCCGTCCACGATCTGGGCGATAGTTTGTCAATTGGTACGGCATGGGTTTTGCAACGCCTGGGACGAAGATCAGCAAACTACACATTCACCTACGGTTATCGGCGACTGTCCTTGTTCGGCGCCGCTTTAAACGGTCTCATTTTGCTTGCCGGATCGGCCTGGGTACTGAGCGAAGCCTTCAACCGCCTAAACAACCCAATTATGCCGGTTACAGAAGGCATGTTCTTGCTGGCAATACTGGGCGTTTGTGTGAATGGATATGCCGCCTACCGCCTCAGTAAAGGCAACACGCTGAACGAACGGGTACTCAACTGGCATTTAATTGAAGATGTACTGGGTTGGTGCGCGGTGTTGATACTTTCAATCGTGTTGCATTTTTTCCATTGGCCCATTCTCGACCCGCTGCTATCGATTGCCTTTACCTTATTCATTCTGGTCAACGTTGCCCGAATGCTGTGGTCAACCGCCAAACTGTTTTTTCAGGCGGTTCCCGATACGCAACTACTGCACGATGTTCGCCAGACCCTGCTTAGCCTGCCCGGCACACAGGCAGTGCATCACCTTCACCTTTGGTCTCTTGATGGCGAAAAACATGTGCTGACCGCCCATGTTGTAGTGCACGCCGACACATCGATATCCGACTATCAAAATATAAAGGCAGACCTGAAAATCGCACTGGCGCAATTCAGCCTTTCACACACGACCATCGAAATTGAACTGTCTCAGGAAGATTGCCGGGATACCGGCCTGTAA
- a CDS encoding DUF2165 family protein, whose product MAVRVSKVVLVAAMALFATLVAFGNITDYGSNFAFVQHVLMMDTIFPNATIHYRAIESPFLHHAAYILIIVAEALVAILCWLGAYRLLLKARAPAADFNRAKPIAVWGLLLGFLVWQVGFMSIGGEWFGMWMSDQWNGVPDAFRFFVTILLVLIYLVQTDRDEA is encoded by the coding sequence CTGGCTGTGCGAGTATCAAAAGTTGTTTTGGTTGCCGCAATGGCGCTATTTGCAACACTGGTGGCGTTCGGTAACATAACCGACTACGGCAGTAACTTTGCTTTTGTTCAGCATGTCTTAATGATGGACACCATTTTTCCCAATGCTACGATTCATTATCGGGCCATTGAGTCCCCCTTCTTGCATCATGCAGCGTATATTTTGATTATTGTGGCCGAGGCGCTCGTTGCCATTCTATGTTGGCTGGGCGCCTATCGATTACTGCTTAAGGCGCGTGCCCCCGCGGCTGACTTTAACCGTGCTAAACCCATTGCAGTTTGGGGGTTGCTGCTTGGTTTTCTGGTTTGGCAGGTAGGGTTTATGTCGATTGGCGGTGAGTGGTTTGGTATGTGGATGTCCGACCAATGGAATGGCGTACCCGACGCGTTTCGTTTTTTCGTGACTATTCTTTTGGTATTGATTTACCTGGTTCAAACCGATCGCGATGAGGCCTGA
- a CDS encoding carbonic anhydrase yields MSRRTALFAMAGLAAAPFVSSQAQAASDPPRPENQLTPDAALDRLMRGNERYVNGETTTKDFASTRAALAQGQNPYACLLSCADSRVGPEFCFDESRGDLFVTRVAGNYVTMDILASLEYGVGVLKAPLIMVLGHTQCGAIGAAIDAYDNHTDYPGHIQSITTELAPAVAAVKGKKPEPSALMHDVTIQNIRMNMAKLASSTPMLRRAVEAGQLKVVGGLYQLKTGRVELIT; encoded by the coding sequence GTGTCCCGACGGACCGCATTATTTGCAATGGCCGGGTTGGCTGCAGCGCCTTTTGTGTCTAGTCAGGCCCAGGCAGCGTCCGATCCCCCACGACCCGAAAATCAGTTAACGCCCGATGCGGCGCTTGATCGCCTGATGCGTGGCAACGAACGTTATGTGAACGGTGAAACGACAACCAAAGACTTCGCGTCAACACGCGCGGCATTGGCGCAAGGCCAAAATCCTTATGCGTGTTTGTTAAGTTGCGCCGACTCTCGCGTGGGCCCTGAGTTTTGCTTCGATGAGTCTCGCGGAGATTTGTTTGTAACGCGCGTTGCCGGTAATTACGTCACGATGGATATTCTGGCGAGTCTGGAGTATGGGGTGGGAGTTTTGAAGGCACCGCTGATTATGGTGCTGGGCCATACGCAATGCGGTGCCATAGGCGCTGCAATCGACGCGTACGATAATCACACTGATTACCCGGGACATATTCAAAGTATTACAACTGAACTCGCGCCGGCGGTGGCGGCGGTCAAGGGAAAGAAACCGGAACCCTCCGCGTTAATGCACGATGTGACAATCCAGAACATTCGCATGAATATGGCCAAACTGGCCTCTTCTACGCCCATGTTAAGGCGTGCCGTAGAGGCGGGGCAATTGAAAGTGGTAGGCGGGTTGTATCAATTGAAAACCGGCCGGGTCGAGTTGATTACCTGA
- a CDS encoding HpcH/HpaI aldolase family protein, with amino-acid sequence MTDMQMRAAQENPFKHWLAQNRITLGFWNALANPLLAEIVAEHPGFEWMLFDTEHAPNDIQSLIAQLQAIRFSGKPAVGRPVHNHPAEIKRLLDIGFRNLLIPNVQSVEEAKQAVASTRYPPEGFRGVSAYHRNNSYGRVTDYFQFINQSIGVVVQIESAQAVERLEQIAAVEGVDALFVGPGDLAADLGFLGQIRHPEVQAVLQEIGRRAKDCGIALGITSHGIDDVERYVNWGYRFFTMSSDVVLFRQAVAQLSDLAVAFSARKDK; translated from the coding sequence ATGACCGATATGCAGATGCGCGCTGCGCAGGAAAACCCTTTTAAGCATTGGCTTGCGCAAAACCGGATCACACTTGGTTTCTGGAATGCACTGGCTAACCCTTTGTTGGCAGAAATTGTGGCTGAGCATCCCGGGTTCGAGTGGATGTTGTTCGACACCGAGCACGCACCGAATGATATTCAGTCGCTCATTGCCCAACTGCAGGCCATACGTTTTTCGGGCAAGCCTGCGGTAGGGCGCCCGGTTCATAACCATCCTGCCGAGATCAAGCGTTTGCTGGATATCGGCTTTCGCAATTTGCTGATTCCTAACGTTCAGTCGGTTGAAGAGGCGAAACAGGCCGTCGCGTCAACCCGTTATCCTCCCGAAGGGTTTCGTGGCGTTTCAGCGTATCACCGTAATAACAGTTACGGGCGCGTGACGGATTATTTTCAGTTTATTAATCAATCTATCGGGGTCGTCGTTCAAATAGAGTCGGCCCAAGCCGTTGAGCGCCTTGAGCAGATTGCCGCCGTTGAGGGTGTGGATGCTTTATTTGTCGGGCCGGGAGATCTGGCGGCCGACCTGGGATTTCTTGGGCAGATCAGGCATCCTGAAGTGCAGGCGGTGTTGCAGGAGATTGGTCGGCGTGCAAAAGATTGCGGTATTGCTTTGGGCATCACCTCACATGGTATTGACGATGTGGAACGTTACGTTAACTGGGGCTATCGCTTTTTCACAATGAGCAGTGATGTCGTCTTGTTTCGGCAGGCGGTTGCACAGCTTTCCGACCTTGCCGTTGCGTTTAGTGCCAGGAAGGACAAATAG
- a CDS encoding quinone oxidoreductase family protein: protein MSKAIQIFDNGGPEVMQFVDVDVPVPAAGEITVRHESIGLNFIDVYYRTGLYKQALPAGLGMEAAGVVEAVGEGVTHVAVGDRVAYACLPPGAYAERRTMPAEYVLKLPASIEFDTAAAMMLQGLTVQYLFRQTFVLQGGDTILFHAAAGGVGLIACQWARALGVTMIGTVGSDEKAALARKYGCTHTINYKTENIVERVKEITDGKGVPVVYDSVGKDTFYDSLDCLAPLGMMVSFGNASGPVPPFSLSELASRGSLFVTRPTLFSYARTRERLERMAADLFDVLETGKVAPMISARYSLSDVASAHADLESRATTGSILLKP from the coding sequence ATGTCCAAGGCAATCCAAATTTTCGACAATGGCGGGCCCGAAGTGATGCAGTTTGTCGATGTGGATGTTCCTGTCCCCGCTGCTGGTGAGATCACGGTTCGTCATGAAAGTATCGGGTTGAATTTTATCGACGTTTATTACCGAACCGGCTTGTACAAGCAAGCCTTGCCGGCGGGCCTGGGTATGGAGGCGGCGGGTGTTGTTGAGGCTGTGGGCGAGGGCGTAACACATGTTGCGGTGGGTGACCGCGTTGCCTACGCTTGCCTGCCCCCCGGAGCCTATGCAGAACGGCGCACAATGCCGGCTGAGTATGTACTTAAACTGCCCGCTTCAATCGAGTTCGATACAGCGGCTGCGATGATGCTTCAAGGCTTAACCGTGCAGTATTTGTTTCGCCAAACATTCGTGCTTCAGGGTGGAGACACGATTTTGTTCCATGCCGCCGCCGGCGGGGTGGGGTTGATTGCCTGCCAGTGGGCCCGCGCTCTGGGCGTGACCATGATCGGTACCGTTGGGTCCGATGAAAAAGCGGCACTGGCACGCAAGTATGGTTGCACGCATACGATTAATTACAAAACTGAAAATATCGTTGAGCGTGTCAAGGAGATCACCGATGGCAAAGGGGTTCCTGTTGTTTACGACTCAGTCGGTAAAGATACGTTCTACGATTCACTCGATTGTCTTGCGCCTTTGGGCATGATGGTTAGCTTTGGCAATGCATCAGGGCCCGTGCCGCCATTCAGCCTTAGCGAACTGGCTTCCCGTGGTTCATTGTTCGTGACGCGGCCTACTTTGTTTTCGTACGCCAGAACACGCGAACGGCTCGAGCGAATGGCTGCTGATTTATTCGACGTGCTGGAAACCGGCAAGGTCGCACCGATGATTAGCGCACGCTATTCGCTGTCAGATGTTGCGTCGGCCCATGCAGACCTGGAAAGCCGTGCGACCACTGGTTCGATTCTCCTGAAACCCTGA
- the tsaE gene encoding tRNA (adenosine(37)-N6)-threonylcarbamoyltransferase complex ATPase subunit type 1 TsaE — MEDKPVLDKISIFLNDEDETEALARQFAPLLTKSDPTQKTPVSGGHIYLRGDLGAGKTCFVRAFLRACGVTGRIKSPSYALLESYKVSNLYFYHLDFYRFSDPREWIDAGFRDILQENAVVLIEWPEQAGGLLPLPDVDISLEYADHGRIARITAYSNKGQSWLSKITPPGPASSPKDSPAGDS, encoded by the coding sequence ATGGAAGATAAGCCAGTTTTAGACAAAATTAGCATTTTTTTGAACGACGAAGACGAAACCGAAGCATTAGCAAGACAGTTCGCCCCCCTCTTGACGAAATCCGATCCCACCCAAAAAACCCCGGTATCAGGTGGTCACATTTACTTGCGTGGAGACCTTGGCGCAGGCAAAACCTGCTTCGTACGGGCGTTTTTAAGGGCTTGTGGCGTTACCGGACGAATTAAAAGTCCAAGCTATGCTTTACTTGAATCTTATAAAGTTTCTAACTTATACTTCTATCATCTTGATTTTTATAGATTTAGCGACCCAAGGGAATGGATTGATGCCGGGTTTCGCGACATTCTTCAGGAAAATGCCGTCGTTTTAATTGAATGGCCTGAACAAGCCGGAGGCCTTTTACCCCTTCCTGACGTCGACATAAGCCTGGAATACGCCGACCACGGACGCATCGCGAGAATTACCGCCTATAGCAATAAAGGACAATCATGGCTGAGCAAAATCACCCCACCGGGCCCAGCATCAAGCCCGAAAGATTCGCCCGCCGGCGATTCGTAG
- a CDS encoding N-acetylmuramoyl-L-alanine amidase, translated as MAEQNHPTGPSIKPERFARRRFVAAATTLFLLPVIPRVAKAATILAVRTWPADEYTRVTLEMDSELKAEHFTLEGPHRLVVDIEGLTMSQTINELVSKVKPNDPYIASVRVGQNRPNVVRLVMDLKQPIAPQVFTLKPIGEYKYRLVLDLYPRVAQDPLMALAKSQDDNDPLAEVLENLAQGSDAPIPSVEGQQLPPIAQKKPMPEIRPEPSPRDPAPSKPNRPILVALDPGHGGEDPGAVGPSGTYEKNIVLGIAKRLKKLIDAQPGMQAYLTRDRDYFVPLQVRVQKARRIKADLFVSIHADAWIKPSARGSSVFVLSQKGASSAAARWLAKSQNEADLIGGINVNTNNQHVMKVLLDMSTAAQINDSVKVGGRVLGEIGKINRLHKKHVERAGFAVLKAPDIPSILVETAFISNPHEERLLRSASHQEKLARAMLTGINDYFSTSPGLARRA; from the coding sequence ATGGCTGAGCAAAATCACCCCACCGGGCCCAGCATCAAGCCCGAAAGATTCGCCCGCCGGCGATTCGTAGCGGCGGCCACCACCTTATTTTTATTGCCCGTCATACCGCGGGTTGCAAAAGCCGCCACGATTCTTGCCGTACGTACTTGGCCGGCCGACGAATACACACGCGTTACGCTGGAGATGGATAGCGAGCTTAAAGCCGAACACTTCACGCTGGAAGGCCCACACCGGCTGGTTGTCGATATCGAAGGTCTGACAATGAGCCAAACGATCAACGAGCTGGTTTCAAAAGTCAAACCAAACGACCCCTATATCGCCAGTGTGCGGGTGGGCCAGAATCGCCCCAATGTCGTTCGGTTGGTCATGGACCTGAAACAGCCTATTGCGCCACAAGTCTTTACACTTAAGCCAATTGGCGAATACAAATATCGTCTGGTTCTTGATCTGTACCCGCGCGTGGCGCAAGATCCTTTAATGGCGCTAGCCAAATCCCAAGACGATAATGACCCGCTGGCCGAAGTACTGGAAAACCTCGCACAAGGCAGCGATGCGCCCATTCCTTCCGTTGAGGGTCAACAGTTACCCCCTATCGCCCAAAAGAAACCTATGCCGGAAATCCGGCCTGAACCCAGCCCTCGCGACCCGGCCCCCAGCAAACCCAACCGGCCGATTTTGGTTGCATTGGACCCGGGGCACGGTGGCGAAGATCCCGGCGCCGTCGGTCCCTCAGGCACATATGAAAAAAATATTGTGCTGGGGATCGCCAAACGATTGAAGAAGCTCATTGATGCACAACCGGGGATGCAGGCCTATCTGACCCGCGACCGCGATTATTTTGTCCCATTACAAGTACGGGTTCAAAAAGCAAGGCGCATTAAAGCGGATCTGTTTGTGTCCATTCATGCGGACGCCTGGATTAAACCCTCCGCCCGGGGCTCATCCGTCTTCGTGCTGTCGCAAAAAGGGGCGTCAAGTGCGGCGGCACGTTGGTTGGCGAAAAGCCAGAACGAAGCCGACCTGATTGGCGGTATCAATGTCAATACCAATAACCAACATGTCATGAAAGTGCTGCTCGATATGTCGACCGCGGCCCAAATCAACGACTCCGTTAAAGTGGGTGGCCGTGTACTTGGGGAAATCGGAAAAATAAACCGTTTGCACAAAAAACATGTAGAGCGGGCGGGCTTTGCCGTCCTCAAAGCCCCCGATATTCCATCCATTCTGGTGGAAACCGCTTTTATCAGTAATCCTCATGAAGAACGGTTGTTACGTAGCGCCTCGCATCAGGAAAAACTGGCACGCGCCATGCTAACCGGCATTAATGATTATTTTTCCACTAGCCCGGGGCTGGCACGTAGGGCATAA